DNA sequence from the Larus michahellis chromosome Z, bLarMic1.1, whole genome shotgun sequence genome:
TTCTGTGTTGAGATTTCTGATCAGAGGTAGACAAAGAACTGCAGAACATTGATTCGAGCTTGCTTGCTTTTGCATGTGGCTTTCCTTCTTCCATGATCAAACCTTGCGCTGTCCCAGGCActgtgttctttcctttcttcactATGTTTTCCTGAAGTCTatccttttcttttgctgaagaaagACCAGTATCGGCtgctatctttttctttctttttactttgccAATGAAGAAATCATCACTGCTGTTACTGTCAGAATCCGATGACTGGTTATAAAACCTCTCTTCAGTACTATCATCAAAGTAGTCTTCCTCATTAGGATGTTCCTGACCACTACcatgacaaatttttttttttaaggtgcttaATTTGTTCATGcttatattttctttgcttttttgatagccagttttcttttctgttttattctgagTGACTGCTTGCATTTCTACTGCCTGAAATGAAGATTCTTCCGGAGCATAACTCTCCATTTCCACAGTTTTCTGCTCAGCTTCACTCTCATGAAGTTCTTCAGCCACCCTGTCAGTTTCTCTTTTCATACTCATTTTTGGTTTGTGTCCTTGATCGTTTTGAGCTAGTTTAAGAGCTTGGTCATCCAAATTGCTATTGAAATCTTGTGCTGATTTAGGCTGTTCTTCTGACTTAGCCTTTTTCGAAGGAGTGGCTTTGGCTGTGTCCTTTCTTTCATCCTTAAAAGCTTTTACAGCAGCTACATAAGGGGCAGAAGAAAGATCTTTGTTCCAGCTACACAACTTTACATAAGTTATTTTAACataataaaatgcttttgcaagTTAAATATGTTGTATTGAGTAAGCATATTTTGGAGGTCCTTATCAATCATTTACTGAATGCATGGGGCAAGAAATAATTTAAGAGCACAGCACCaacaaaagtgaggaaaagaaattattaccAACTGAATACATTATTAAACTCAGGTTTAATTGTGAACTTCTCTTTCAGCAAATAATCTGCAGCTGATAATCATGTTCATTTAGGGCATTACTTTGTGAGtaaaaatggcaaagaaataGTAAATTGCCCAGATATAATTAAATGCTCCATTTGTTAACAAAGCaatttttgtgacatttttacTAGGACTTGACCCTTTTTAACAtcaattttaattggaaaatttGAGTTTAAAGAGAACAGGAGATAAcctaaagagccaggaaagaTTCCCTAAGGATTCTGGGGACAGTTTCCAGAGAATTTTAAGGCAGTCATTTGCAAAAGCTTTTAGCTGCCTTTGGAAACCCAGTTCTAATGCTCCTTTTACCTTTGTATCTGCATATTATTGTGCTCATTGCCAGTTCAGTCCTATTTAATTTAGAGATGCTCCATTATATCCATTCAATTTTGAGAGTTTCCATTCTGAGCCCTGTTTGTCCTACACCCTATATCTTCAATGTCATATAGCATACTGTCATGTATAAGCCCATTTCAACCAACATAAATGACAAGCTCTTGACACTTGGTTAATGTGATTATAGGAGCTTTTCgtacttttacttttctttttatactaCTTATTCATGTCAGGAATATACAGACACAAGGCAATGCACCAGTAATCTACTACTGAAGTCATATACACGTTAATATAATATTCCATACCTTTAAGCTCAACAAATCTGGGTTTCAAGATGGGGTGTGTTGCAAGTCTTGCAATGGCTCGCTCTGTTGCAGTACAATTTGgctatacaaaataaaattaaaggcaTGAAGTCAATAGAAGTCTGTATGAGTTATGCTACAATGCATACTAATGTGATTCTGGACTATTAACTGAACAAGAGGAAAAGCTTATGATGCTATAATATTTgcgtatttcttattttttctgtattactgacattttaaataaggaaaaatctGCCTGTCCAAACACTGACAGAAACGCAACAGACATGTAAATCTGCTATTTCTCAGGTATTGAATAGGGATAAGACGATTTTTATATTACAGGCATACCAGACAGACCTTTCAGAGCTAACATGCTGATTTTACATTGACTATTTCTTACACATGCAAAGCAAATGCATGAACCCCCTGAATAAAGAACATCATATTGGTAGAAAGCATCCTGCGTAAAGGAATACAGCAGCTTGCAAGAAGTATGGATGCCATAAAAGTAGGCAAAATGACACAGCAGGTACTGAAAGAATATACACTAAATGTGGTTGAGAGGCAAGGTCTAACCTGATCTTAAAGACAAACAGTCTTGAATTTCAAGTAGTAGAATACTGGAACTCTGTAGACCGATTCAAAGAACAAATATGATCTTCATGCTTTAATTTGAAGTAAAAAGGAGGAAAGTAGGAATTGCTTCCATTTCGGACCTCCTCTTTTATGTATTAGAAGTCACAGATATGACCCATTGTAAAAGCTATTTCATTTTCAGGTTCTTCTTTCAGCAGTCAACACTCTGCttcaagaacaaaatgaaaagtatttatgacttttCCAAAGACagctttgctgtctttttttttttgaagggagggaaagggggtttGACAAGCTTGTAAAACACAAATTTAGCAGGAAGATTTCTTAAAGCTTCCAGTGAAATTCCTTGCGAGACAGGAGAAAAGACacaccttcctcccttcctcttagCGGTACTGCAATGGATACATGTTTAAATTGTTGCTACCGGTGATTTGAGCTACATGCTACAGGAAGTACTACAGCAGAAGACACCCGAACCAACAGATGATGAGCCTCTTAATGAACCAGCCAAGTGTCCTGTGACCCAACCTGAGCTGGTTTTGGTGCCCAACAACTCAACACAACATGCTGCCTCTCTTGTCCTGAGCAACCAGAGAAATCACAGGTATGTAATGGCAAGGAATAAAGGGTGGAGATTCTACTGGCTCTGCCCTGGCATACCGTTAACTTCTCCATAGCAGCCAAGATGGTGCTGCGCTTTGGATTCGCGACTAAAACATTTTCGAGTTGGTAACACACgaatgttttagttattgctgagcagtgcttgcatgGCATCAGCCCTCCCAACAGGCAGGCAGGgtgtgggcaagaggctgggaaggaaacACACCTGGGACAGCTGATTCAAATTGGCCAAAAAGGATATTCCATTCCATATCaagtcatgctcagcaataaaagctcaagtaaaggaaaaggaaaggggggatgtttgtggttatggcatttgttttctaaagtaaCCGTTATATGAAATGAAGCCTTGCTTTCTAGGAtgtggctaaacatctgcctgccgatgggaagtagtgaataaattccttattcTCCTTTGGTTGCACACACAGCTTTCCTTCGcttattgaactgtctttatctcgagccacaagtttttctcacttttgctcttctgatgcGATACCCAACCTGCGGGGGTAGCGTCAGCAAGCAGCTGCTGGGTGCTTAGTCGCTGGCTGGGGTCAAACCACAACTCAAACACTACCTAATACATCAGCAATGCATGTTTAAAATATCTGACATAGAAGTACTTGGTGGGGAATCTTACTTCTTTGTATGTATGTTTTCTTCCAGCAGAATTATGCCACTTAGTATAAATGGTTATGTATTCACTCCATAAAGATAGACGTTCAATTTCATGCCAACTACTACTGCCGAAGAGTTGCTTTCAGCGCTTTGGTCTGAATGAAACAGAGCAGAAGACGACACTTCCAGCCACAGCAGAGCCAACAGCTCTAAATGCAGAAACATTTAATTGGTTTGCAAAACATAAATCTTGTTCCTCAACCAATGCAAAGCAAAtcccatttgtatttcttttgctgtagttttagaacttacaaaataTACTCTGGGTATGTCTGCTCATATTTCATGTTTGAAGTGTAGAGCATCTGGGAATTCTAGTACTTTCCTTTCTCCTTAAGTCCCTGCTATTATAACTTTAATTCTTCAGGtcaagaaaaactggaaaaatgttttctctgtagaCTGTCTACAGAAATATGAACACTGGCCAGAGGAGACAGGTCAAAAGATGGGTCCATTTCCAAGGGCCACAGACTGGCTTGCTTTCAGGCTAGCCTACCTCTGAGAACTTGAAATCTGAATTTTGATCCCCATGTGACAGTGCTGCACGCTGCCACCAGATTCCTGGGACAGCAAGCTCACATTTCTGAAGatcaaatgctattttctttggAGATTTTTCTATAGCTGGAAAATCTATTTCTGAACTTAATTAATACACTTTTTCCCTCAGCTACTTCCTGTGGGTTTTGAAAGAATATAGCATGAAGTTCAGAAAGCAGGAGCAGCTTCTGTGCAACATCTGGTGTCCtttaattcaaatatttataGAAAGGATTTAAGCATATATACATGCCAATCCATATGGAATAACTACATTTTTTCCTTATAGCAAAATACTTCTCAAACACTACTCACGCTGATAGATAGTTGCCAACAAACATTGAATATGACAGTCACATTctttaaaatttctcatttttctgtttttttggcaCATCCAATGctcaatttatttttcctcaagtaTTTTCCAGTATATAAAACCTTGGCAGAAAGTAAAACTTACCAGAAAAACATCAACTGTATTTACAGCAAGAAcaccctttccccctcctcctgccccttgtATGTTTAATTATGCAGATACTGGGATTGTACACATTTATTCTCACATGTTCCTGCTACTCCTtgtattattttgcattattctttttttcatgcaAGAATGTCCAAGTACTTTCTGTAGGAACACTCCCTCATTCTGTGTGCAACTGAGGTGCTGCAAAATGAACAAAGCAACTGAGGACTGTATAGTCACACTTTTCAGTGAGAAGTCGTAAGCTACATACAGAACCTCCTGAAAGTCTGAGTCTCCTCAAACTTTTTATCTTGGTAAGTGATGCATTATTTCTGTATGTAGTATTAAAGTTGTCTACCTAGCATCACTGACATGTTTCATTAAATTCCATGTGGACATTTAACTGGATTTAATGCACTAATCTCTATGTTTTCAGATCtcctaaaatgaaaagaaacccaaactgcAGAAACAAGTATTCTTCATCATGAATGGCAGATATGCACACAGATGCACAAGCCTCAAAACATAACTTGTCAGTTATAGCATAATAAAGCAGCAGTTGTATAGCTTACCCATGTGCAAGCACGCATGCATGCCCCACATAAGGGAGACAAACTTTCTACAATGTGGGAATGATTGGGAAGAGAATGGACATTACAAGCTTGCTAAGATAAAAACAGATTCACGATGCAAGTTTTGAGATGCGCTGGAATAGGGGTCAGAAGAAGTACGGAAGGTCTCTGAGAGCTGTCACCACTGGGTAAAACAGGCATCAGGCAGAAGCTGTGTGTGCAGTACCTGCTTCATACAAGGCAAATGataaagcagagaaagagaaactgagtGTCTCAGGGCCTTAGGGCAGATGGGATTGCAGGAGCTGAAAAGGAACCTTGTCAGCCTGCTTGAGACAGTAGAGCTTCAGGAAGAACTAATAGGCAGAAATTTGGGATTAACTTGGGAACGCAATACAGAGACTTCTGACCATCACTTCATTCTGATTACTCCTTCTCTTGAGGTCTACTTCTGTTTGTATCCTTTCTGCTACAATTATAATcaataataagaaagaaagaggTCATACTTCTATTCTTCAACTGACTTTTGTACAAACGGGAATTGCCTTGTTACAGGTCTCATCAGAAACAAGGCTGGTACTGGAAGAGTATACTACTACGAAGACTACTGCTACAATTTCAGCGGGATCAAAGGATGGTGCTACCAAACTGCTAATGCGTGGTGGCCCTGCATCTGTCACCTTAAATCATCtctcagttatttaaaataatggcATTCAAATGGAGACAGTCAGAAACCCCACTGACAAGTATGCAGCACGTGTCAAAAGCCACGACACAAAGAAACAACCCTGAAGCTCGTCATACTCAAGTTTCTAAACTAACTGGAAGTGCAGATTAATGTTGAGTGTAACAACAGTCTTGAGTTTACGCAGAAAAAAATGGCAGAGATAATCCTAACCAGGGGaagcataaaaaaccccaaaatataaaGCCCCAATACCAGGCCAAAACAAGATGTCATTGCAATAACCTTTGTAGCAGCTTAGAAGAGCTGTCTctctactaaaaaaaaaccacccagaaaacCTGTTAATCCACACGTTCTTCCCAGAGCTCTAACCAGTTACAGATGTCCTTCATAATAGCAGATGTAGTTAATGTGGAGTCACAGGGTGGCTGATGGTGCCAGATCATGGCTGCTACCCAAGTCCATCCCATGACCTCATACTGCTTTGGAATACGACCCTTGAGAAAAGTTAATTCCTGTCTGTGAAATGCTGCTAGTTCTCCCTTACTTTATGTCTGTAACACATATAGTATGTGATTTGTGGCCATCAGACATGGTGAAGATTTTGGTATGAGAGGCAATGGATTATTGATAACACTCGTGGCAGCACTGTTGTCTCTCGGCTCCAGACAGTAAGAGAGTGTTTGCTGACCGTGGTGCACTGACCGTGGCTGGACACGGGGTGGGCACCAATGCTGCTCTATTGCTCCCCCTTCTCAGCTGGACAGAGGCACaatct
Encoded proteins:
- the SRFBP1 gene encoding serum response factor-binding protein 1, with the protein product MAPVLNLNNEVVKMRKDVKKARVLTIRRLTRHIGKLKLKKGPEDLKLKNQKRVERLIEEIHAMKEIKPDEVTRLALRTEVNFESVCRKPNCTATERAIARLATHPILKPRFVELKAAVKAFKDERKDTAKATPSKKAKSEEQPKSAQDFNSNLDDQALKLAQNDQGHKPKMSMKRETDRVAEELHESEAEQKTVEMESYAPEESSFQAVEMQAVTQNKTEKKTGYQKSKENISMNKLSTLKKKICHGSGQEHPNEEDYFDDSTEERFYNQSSDSDSNSSDDFFIGKVKRKKKIAADTGLSSAKEKDRLQENIVKKGKNTVPGTAQGLIMEEGKPHAKASKLESMFCSSLSTSDQKSQHRRRNTKDQPLKNGRTALLKKEQQLKKQPFAKAADIKCDNKKARLEQPLHPSWEASKRRREQMSQITAFQGKKIKFDD